In Deltaproteobacteria bacterium, the following proteins share a genomic window:
- a CDS encoding isoaspartyl peptidase/L-asparaginase, whose product MGRRPAILVHGGAGQWRERYHDAARAGCAAAVRAGLAVLEAGGAALDAVVAAVRALEDDPVFNAGVGAVLNRRGEVEADAAVMDGVTLGFGAVAAVRNARQPIDLARAVLDDGEHVLLCGDGVWEFVRERGWRPCDPAELITERARERFEQARARNRGDVAADPGTVGAVAIDEAGRVAAATSTGGMSYKRPGRIGDTPLCGAGTYATPLGAASGTGHGERFIRALTARRCVEFMGQGMAAPDAAHGAIAALRADTGGGGGIVCVDADGRLGAALDTDAMAWGAGRAGDPRVLAAIAPRGRVAIDFDGAG is encoded by the coding sequence ATGGGACGACGACCCGCCATTCTCGTACACGGGGGCGCCGGCCAGTGGCGCGAGCGCTACCACGACGCCGCGCGCGCCGGCTGCGCGGCTGCCGTGCGCGCGGGGCTCGCGGTGTTGGAGGCGGGCGGCGCGGCACTGGACGCGGTGGTCGCGGCGGTGCGCGCGCTCGAGGACGACCCGGTGTTCAACGCGGGCGTGGGCGCCGTCCTCAACCGGCGCGGCGAGGTCGAGGCGGATGCCGCGGTGATGGACGGGGTGACGCTGGGCTTCGGCGCGGTCGCGGCGGTTCGCAACGCGCGCCAGCCGATCGACCTGGCGCGCGCGGTGCTCGACGACGGCGAACACGTCCTGCTGTGCGGCGACGGCGTGTGGGAGTTCGTGCGCGAGCGGGGCTGGCGGCCGTGCGATCCGGCCGAACTGATCACGGAGCGCGCGCGCGAACGGTTCGAACAGGCGCGCGCGCGCAACCGCGGCGACGTCGCGGCCGATCCGGGCACGGTCGGCGCGGTGGCGATCGACGAGGCGGGCCGCGTCGCGGCCGCGACGTCGACCGGCGGCATGAGCTACAAGCGGCCGGGGCGCATCGGCGACACGCCGCTGTGCGGCGCCGGCACCTACGCGACGCCGCTGGGCGCCGCGTCGGGCACCGGGCACGGCGAGCGGTTCATCCGCGCGCTCACCGCCCGGCGCTGCGTCGAGTTCATGGGGCAGGGCATGGCGGCGCCCGACGCGGCGCACGGGGCGATCGCGGCGCTGCGCGCCGACACCGGCGGCGGCGGCGGCATCGTGTGCGTCGACGCGGACGGGCGCCTGGGCGCGGCGCTCGACACCGACGCGATGGCCTGGGGGGCGGGCCGCGCCGGCGACCCCCGCGTGCTCGCCGCCATCGCGCCGCGCGGCCGCGTCGCCATCGACTTCGACGGCGCCGGGTAG